From a region of the Pseudomonadota bacterium genome:
- a CDS encoding asparaginase, with translation MTIKIFTTGGTIDKIYFDAKSTYQIGDPQITRLLAEARFTLDCSVTSLMRKDSLEMTDADRQIVVEAVRREPAKRILITHGTDTMLLTAEALRQIPDKTMVLTGAMQPARFHSSDAIFNIGFALAAVQLLPPGAYVTMNGEVFEPGKARKNIDAGRFERL, from the coding sequence ATGACCATCAAGATCTTCACCACCGGCGGCACCATCGACAAAATCTACTTCGACGCCAAGAGCACTTATCAGATCGGCGATCCGCAGATTACCCGGTTGCTTGCAGAGGCACGCTTCACCCTCGACTGCTCGGTTACCTCGTTGATGCGCAAAGACAGCCTGGAGATGACCGACGCGGATCGTCAGATCGTCGTGGAGGCGGTACGCAGAGAACCCGCCAAGCGCATTCTGATCACGCACGGCACCGATACCATGCTGTTGACGGCTGAAGCGCTGCGGCAGATCCCTGATAAAACCATGGTGCTGACCGGCGCCATGCAGCCGGCCCGGTTTCACTCCAGTGATGCCATCTTCAACATCGGCTTTGCGCTCGCCGCAGTCCAGCTGCTGCCGCCGGGGGCGTACGTCACCATGAACGGGGAGGTCTTCGAACCGGGCAAGGCGCGCAAGAATATCGACGCCGGGCGATTCGAGCGGTTGTAG
- a CDS encoding rhodanese-like domain-containing protein, whose protein sequence is MRPLVSAGRQCANLNLDRGVFMKVLRILSTAVLLLFASSAGWAAEDTPEQIPGTTRVTAEDVVALVGKFDDLVIIDARTKKDNSAGFIEGAISLPDTETTPASLAAHIPTKTTPVLFYCNGVKCGRSVTSCQMALAEGYSNVYWFRGGWGEWTAKGMPVAH, encoded by the coding sequence ATGAGACCGCTCGTTTCAGCCGGGCGCCAATGTGCGAATTTAAACCTTGATAGGGGAGTCTTCATGAAAGTGCTTCGTATTCTGTCTACTGCTGTTTTGCTTCTTTTTGCCTCGTCTGCGGGTTGGGCAGCCGAAGATACACCGGAACAGATTCCCGGGACGACTCGCGTCACCGCCGAGGATGTCGTGGCACTGGTGGGCAAATTCGATGACCTGGTGATTATCGATGCGCGCACGAAAAAGGATAACTCAGCCGGTTTTATCGAAGGCGCCATCTCACTGCCCGATACCGAGACCACACCTGCAAGCTTGGCAGCTCATATCCCCACCAAGACGACGCCGGTCCTGTTCTACTGCAACGGCGTCAAGTGCGGGCGTAGTGTGACATCCTGTCAGATGGCACTGGCCGAAGGTTACAGCAATGTCTATTGGTTCCGCGGCGGGTGGGGCGAATGGACGGCCAAAGGGATGCCGGTCGCGCATTGA
- a CDS encoding amino acid ABC transporter ATP-binding protein, translating to MTETASDRTPSAASTELMIELRGMHKWYDKFHVLKDINLTVTKGERIVICGPSGSGKSTMIRCINRLEEHQRGQIFVDGVELTGDLKHVEQIRKEVGMVFQHFNLFPHLTVLENCALAPIWVRKTPRREAEELAMQYLERVKIPEQAKKYPGQLSGGQQQRVAIARSLCMSPKIMLFDEPTSALDPEMIKEVLDVMVELAGTGMTMLCVTHEMGFAKTVADRVIFMDGGEIIEENEPHEFFNNPQNDRTKLFLSQILEH from the coding sequence ATGACGGAAACCGCATCGGATAGAACACCCAGCGCTGCCTCAACGGAGCTGATGATCGAACTGCGTGGCATGCACAAGTGGTACGACAAGTTCCATGTGCTGAAAGATATCAACCTGACGGTCACCAAAGGTGAACGTATTGTGATCTGCGGCCCTTCGGGATCGGGTAAATCGACCATGATCCGCTGTATCAACCGGCTGGAGGAGCATCAGCGCGGACAGATCTTCGTCGACGGCGTCGAGTTGACCGGCGACCTCAAACACGTCGAGCAGATCCGCAAGGAAGTCGGCATGGTGTTCCAGCATTTCAACCTGTTTCCACATCTCACCGTGCTCGAGAACTGCGCCCTGGCGCCGATCTGGGTGCGCAAGACGCCGCGCCGGGAAGCCGAAGAACTTGCCATGCAGTACCTGGAGCGGGTGAAGATACCCGAGCAGGCGAAGAAGTATCCCGGCCAGCTTTCGGGTGGTCAGCAGCAGCGTGTGGCGATCGCCCGCAGTCTCTGTATGAGTCCCAAGATCATGCTCTTCGACGAACCCACCTCGGCACTCGATCCCGAGATGATCAAGGAGGTGCTGGATGTCATGGTCGAACTGGCGGGTACCGGCATGACTATGCTGTGCGTCACTCACGAGATGGGGTTTGCCAAAACGGTCGCCGACCGGGTGATCTTCATGGATGGCGGCGAGATCATCGAGGAGAACGAACCTCACGAGTTCTTCAACAATCCGCAAAACGACAGAACCAAGCTCTTCTTAAGTCAGATTCTGGAGCATTGA
- a CDS encoding amino acid ABC transporter substrate-binding protein — protein sequence MKRTSIFVAAAAAAGLLAMSQAQAGATVDNVKKKGFVQCGVSTGLPGFSTADEKGNWNGIDVDVCRAVAAAVFGDSERVKYSPLTAKERFTALQSGEIDMLSRNTTWTITRDTNLGLNFTGVTYYDGQGYMVTKKLGVKSALELDGASVCIQAGTTTELNLADHFRANNMKYQPITYDSSDETVKGFESGRCDVLTSDQSQLYALRIKLSDPSSAFVLPEIISKEPLGPVVRQGDDEWFNIVRWALFAQINAEEMGVTSDNVDKMMESSDPNIRRLLGLEGIKGEGLKLSDKWAYYIIKQVGNYGEMFERNVGKGSPLGIARGQNALWNKGGLQYAPPIR from the coding sequence ATGAAACGTACCTCCATTTTTGTAGCCGCAGCGGCAGCTGCCGGTTTGTTGGCAATGAGCCAGGCACAGGCGGGCGCCACTGTGGACAACGTCAAGAAGAAGGGTTTTGTTCAGTGTGGCGTGAGTACCGGGCTGCCGGGATTCTCGACGGCCGACGAAAAGGGTAACTGGAACGGTATCGATGTCGATGTGTGCCGTGCCGTTGCCGCAGCCGTATTTGGCGATTCCGAACGCGTCAAATACAGCCCCTTGACCGCGAAAGAGCGCTTTACTGCGCTGCAGTCGGGTGAGATCGACATGCTGTCGCGCAATACCACATGGACAATCACCCGCGATACCAACCTGGGCTTGAACTTTACCGGCGTCACCTACTACGACGGTCAGGGCTACATGGTCACCAAGAAGCTGGGTGTGAAGAGCGCGTTGGAGTTGGACGGCGCTTCGGTCTGTATCCAGGCCGGCACCACCACCGAGCTGAACCTCGCCGACCACTTCCGCGCCAACAATATGAAGTATCAGCCGATCACCTACGATTCCTCCGACGAGACCGTCAAGGGTTTCGAATCAGGGCGTTGCGACGTGCTGACCTCCGACCAGTCGCAACTCTACGCGCTGCGCATCAAGCTGTCCGACCCCAGCAGCGCCTTCGTGCTGCCCGAAATCATCTCCAAGGAGCCTCTGGGACCGGTAGTGCGTCAGGGCGATGACGAGTGGTTCAACATTGTGCGCTGGGCGCTGTTTGCACAGATCAACGCCGAAGAGATGGGTGTGACCTCTGATAATGTCGATAAGATGATGGAGAGCAGCGACCCTAACATTCGCCGGCTGCTGGGGCTGGAAGGCATCAAGGGTGAAGGGCTGAAGCTATCCGACAAGTGGGCTTACTACATCATCAAGCAGGTCGGTAACTACGGCGAGATGTTCGAGCGCAATGTCGGCAAGGGCAGCCCGCTGGGCATCGCCCGTGGCCAGAACGCCCTGTGGAACAAGGGTGGACTGCAGTACGCACCGCCGATTCGTTAA
- a CDS encoding methyl-accepting chemotaxis protein, whose amino-acid sequence MWFERISIKHFILAMLGGLGIVVMVLSLFMTQKFRQASLEFQEQSLQRMIASAAQTEMRALEKRAAELGEFALKDNNFKSLIGKLRSGEDVEARQRLLELLQSQFNQRFVTTGIVDLVLLRLYDKQLNLLVQTAAEGTTAPEAMNSGLRALAGAREGADRMKRIGGLWNWNDRPVHSTLIPVGGLRLAGYLEVVANPIHALRQLGTAIDMPVRLVSMAGIELEKSESWRTDAEANQHVVPVHMPDLGADGVLRIEAVEDFSDLNARIAAIQWQILAAFAALIGFGIFASLWVLRKALFIPVTETVQAMERVAAGDLTVIPSAKGLKELAAITRALSDLIGSVRADVLGVIDISHQLMSQANSLENVASGTNQGIQELQKEMAYIASAMTEMAATVQQVAGNANSAADAAQQADQESSSGRKVVADAVSVIESLAKEVESASAVILRLENETDTIGAVLDVIKGIAEQTNLLALNAAIEAARAGEQGRGFAVVADEVRTLASRTQQSTREIHDMIERLQTGAGEAVKAMEISRDRAGACVDQAIKAGSSLDNIAAAVGTINDMNTQIASAAEEQSAVAAEINRNANNISHVADVSAEGAQHTSAASEQLLQLSEQLRRQVGRFNVG is encoded by the coding sequence ATGTGGTTTGAACGCATTTCCATCAAACACTTCATCCTGGCGATGCTCGGTGGCCTTGGCATCGTGGTTATGGTGCTGTCGCTGTTCATGACACAGAAGTTTCGCCAGGCCTCACTCGAGTTTCAGGAGCAATCGCTGCAGCGGATGATCGCCAGTGCCGCGCAGACCGAGATGCGTGCGTTGGAGAAAAGAGCCGCCGAACTCGGCGAGTTTGCACTCAAGGACAACAACTTTAAAAGTCTGATCGGAAAGCTGAGATCAGGTGAAGACGTGGAGGCCAGGCAGCGTCTGCTTGAACTTCTGCAATCGCAGTTCAATCAGCGCTTTGTCACCACGGGCATCGTCGATCTGGTGCTGCTGCGCCTTTACGACAAGCAACTGAATCTGCTCGTGCAGACCGCCGCAGAGGGAACGACAGCCCCGGAGGCGATGAATTCGGGATTGCGGGCGCTGGCCGGGGCTCGCGAGGGGGCGGATCGCATGAAGCGCATCGGGGGTTTGTGGAATTGGAACGACCGGCCGGTGCATTCGACATTGATCCCTGTGGGCGGCCTGAGACTGGCCGGTTATCTGGAGGTGGTCGCCAATCCCATCCACGCATTGCGTCAGCTCGGCACGGCGATCGACATGCCGGTGCGGCTGGTTAGCATGGCCGGCATCGAGCTCGAAAAAAGCGAGTCCTGGCGGACCGATGCCGAGGCCAACCAGCACGTGGTCCCGGTCCACATGCCGGACCTTGGCGCCGATGGCGTGCTGCGCATCGAAGCGGTCGAGGATTTCAGCGACCTCAACGCCAGGATCGCCGCGATTCAGTGGCAGATTCTCGCCGCCTTTGCCGCCCTCATCGGGTTCGGTATCTTCGCGTCGCTCTGGGTGCTTCGCAAGGCGCTGTTTATCCCGGTCACTGAAACCGTGCAGGCGATGGAGAGAGTCGCAGCCGGCGACCTGACGGTGATCCCCAGTGCCAAAGGGCTCAAGGAACTCGCGGCCATCACCCGCGCCCTCTCCGATTTGATCGGTAGTGTCCGCGCTGATGTGCTGGGGGTGATCGATATCTCGCATCAACTCATGAGCCAGGCGAACTCGCTGGAGAACGTGGCCAGCGGCACCAACCAGGGTATCCAGGAGCTGCAGAAGGAGATGGCCTATATCGCCTCAGCAATGACGGAGATGGCGGCAACGGTCCAGCAGGTGGCAGGTAACGCCAATTCCGCGGCCGATGCGGCGCAGCAGGCCGATCAGGAATCGAGCAGCGGGCGCAAGGTGGTCGCGGATGCCGTCAGTGTGATCGAGTCTTTGGCCAAGGAAGTGGAATCGGCCTCCGCCGTCATCTTGCGCCTGGAGAACGAGACCGACACCATCGGCGCGGTGCTGGACGTGATCAAGGGCATTGCGGAACAGACCAATCTCCTGGCGCTGAATGCGGCCATCGAGGCGGCGCGCGCCGGCGAACAGGGTCGCGGATTTGCAGTGGTGGCGGATGAGGTGCGCACGCTCGCTTCGCGCACACAGCAGTCGACGCGCGAAATACACGACATGATCGAACGCCTGCAGACAGGGGCCGGTGAAGCCGTCAAAGCGATGGAGATCAGCCGTGACCGCGCCGGTGCATGTGTGGATCAGGCGATCAAGGCCGGCTCTTCGCTCGACAACATCGCCGCGGCAGTAGGAACCATCAACGATATGAACACCCAGATCGCCAGTGCCGCCGAAGAGCAGAGCGCGGTAGCGGCCGAGATCAATCGCAATGCCAACAATATCAGCCACGTCGCCGACGTGAGCGCGGAAGGGGCGCAACACACCTCCGCCGCCAGCGAGCAATTGCTGCAGCTTTCAGAGCAATTGCGTCGCCAGGTCGGGCGCTTCAATGTCGGCTGA
- a CDS encoding amino acid ABC transporter permease produces MTDFKPHPDLPPPITEVGVIGWLRRNLFSDWLNTGLTLLAIYLIYIMIPPLLDWALIKADWVGDSREACNSGGACWVFVNVRFNTFMYGFYPEAEQWRVNLVYGSLFLLMIPLFLKQFVYKVWLGGFILFVFPILAFVLLGGGVFGLEPIETTKWGGLTLTLILAGIGCVAALPLGVVLALGRRATNMPIVKSICVVFIEFWRGVPLITVLFMSSVMLPLFLPEGVTFDKLMRALIGITLFQSAYMAEVVRGGLQAIPSGQYEAADAMGFGYWKKMGLIILPQALKIVIPGIVNTFIALFKDTTLVLIIGLLELLGMVQNALNDPNWLGYSTEGYVFTALMFWIFCFGMSRYSQQLERKLHTGHKRR; encoded by the coding sequence ATGACTGACTTCAAGCCGCATCCTGATCTGCCGCCACCGATCACAGAGGTGGGTGTGATCGGCTGGTTGCGCCGCAATCTCTTCTCGGATTGGCTCAACACGGGTTTGACGTTACTGGCCATTTACCTGATCTACATCATGATCCCGCCCCTGCTCGATTGGGCGCTGATCAAGGCCGACTGGGTGGGCGACAGCCGCGAAGCGTGTAATAGCGGTGGCGCATGCTGGGTGTTTGTCAACGTACGTTTCAATACCTTCATGTACGGCTTCTACCCCGAGGCTGAACAGTGGCGAGTGAATCTGGTCTACGGCTCGCTCTTTCTGTTGATGATTCCGCTGTTTCTCAAACAGTTTGTCTACAAGGTCTGGCTGGGCGGATTCATTCTCTTTGTGTTCCCCATCCTCGCTTTCGTGTTGCTCGGGGGTGGTGTGTTCGGGCTGGAACCCATCGAAACGACCAAGTGGGGCGGCTTGACGCTGACACTGATCCTGGCCGGCATCGGTTGTGTCGCAGCATTGCCGCTGGGTGTGGTGCTGGCTCTCGGGCGACGCGCGACCAATATGCCGATCGTCAAATCGATCTGCGTCGTGTTCATCGAGTTCTGGCGCGGCGTGCCTTTGATCACCGTGCTCTTCATGTCCTCGGTGATGCTGCCGCTCTTCCTCCCCGAGGGGGTGACCTTCGACAAACTGATGCGCGCGCTGATCGGCATTACGCTGTTCCAGTCGGCCTATATGGCCGAGGTGGTGCGCGGTGGTCTGCAGGCGATTCCCAGCGGGCAGTACGAAGCCGCCGATGCGATGGGGTTCGGTTATTGGAAAAAAATGGGGCTGATCATCCTGCCGCAGGCGTTGAAGATTGTCATACCGGGCATCGTAAACACCTTTATCGCGCTCTTCAAAGACACCACGCTGGTGCTGATCATTGGCCTCCTGGAACTGCTCGGCATGGTTCAGAACGCACTCAACGATCCCAACTGGTTGGGCTACTCCACCGAGGGGTATGTCTTCACCGCACTGATGTTCTGGATCTTCTGTTTCGGCATGTCGCGCTACAGTCAGCAACTGGAACGCAAACTGCACACCGGCCACAAGCGCCGCTAG
- a CDS encoding ABC transporter permease subunit, with product MADEQKVGELPSKPPLWTDPKFRAIAFQVIISAALALFIVYIVRNTLHNMELRGIATGFGFLSNEAGFGVLQSLIDYDETYSYGRTFLVGLLNTLLVSALGIFFATLLGFIMGVARLSTNWLIARIAATYIEIFRNIPLLLQIFFWYFAVGINLPHPRQSIALSDVAFLSNRGIYIPRPVQGELFWLTLLAVATAIVAVIVVAKWARKRQEQTGQLFHTFYVSLAILIGLPGAVFLITGSPLSWEYPELKGFNFSGGIAIIPELFSLVLALTVYTGTFIAETVRSGIQAVSHGQTEAARALGLRESWTLRLIIIPQAMRVIIPPLTSQYLNLTKNSSLAAAVGYPDLVAVFAGTTLNQTGQAVEIIAMTMAVYLTISLVISMFMNWYNAKMALRER from the coding sequence ATGGCAGATGAACAAAAAGTCGGGGAGCTGCCCAGCAAGCCACCCCTGTGGACCGATCCGAAGTTCCGGGCAATCGCCTTTCAGGTCATCATCAGCGCCGCGCTTGCCCTGTTTATTGTCTATATCGTGCGCAACACGCTTCACAACATGGAGCTGCGCGGTATAGCGACCGGTTTCGGATTTCTTTCCAATGAGGCGGGATTTGGGGTCCTGCAATCGCTCATCGACTACGATGAGACGTACTCCTATGGGCGTACCTTTCTGGTCGGGTTGCTCAATACCCTGTTGGTTTCTGCGCTCGGCATATTCTTCGCTACGCTGCTGGGATTCATCATGGGTGTGGCGCGTCTGTCGACCAACTGGCTCATCGCGCGTATCGCCGCGACCTATATCGAGATATTCCGCAACATCCCGCTGCTGCTGCAGATCTTCTTCTGGTACTTCGCCGTCGGCATCAATCTTCCCCATCCGCGTCAGAGCATCGCACTCAGCGATGTTGCTTTTCTCAGCAACCGGGGCATCTACATTCCACGACCCGTACAGGGCGAGCTCTTCTGGCTGACGCTGCTGGCCGTAGCGACGGCGATAGTCGCGGTGATCGTAGTGGCAAAATGGGCACGTAAACGTCAGGAGCAGACCGGGCAGTTGTTCCATACTTTTTATGTATCGCTGGCGATACTCATCGGCTTGCCGGGGGCGGTGTTTCTCATAACCGGGTCGCCACTGTCGTGGGAGTACCCGGAGCTCAAGGGTTTCAACTTCAGCGGTGGTATTGCGATCATCCCGGAACTCTTCTCGCTGGTGTTGGCGCTGACGGTTTACACCGGAACCTTTATCGCCGAAACGGTGCGATCGGGTATCCAGGCGGTCTCGCACGGACAAACCGAAGCGGCCCGAGCGTTGGGACTGCGTGAGTCCTGGACGCTGCGCCTGATCATCATTCCGCAGGCGATGCGGGTGATCATTCCGCCACTCACCAGTCAGTATCTCAATCTCACCAAAAACTCATCGCTTGCTGCAGCGGTTGGGTATCCCGATCTGGTGGCGGTGTTCGCGGGCACGACACTCAATCAGACCGGACAGGCGGTGGAGATCATCGCCATGACCATGGCGGTCTATCTCACCATCAGTCTGGTGATCTCAATGTTCATGAACTGGTACAACGCCAAGATGGCGTTGCGGGAGCGCTGA
- a CDS encoding ATP-binding cassette domain-containing protein — translation MTVRPKILDFQRSIGEGARDPILPLRLEAVGFESNGNTLLDDINLQLDAGARTVVLGPNGAGKSLLLRICHGLLQPTQGRVLWCGECPASAPRLQAFVFQRPVLLRRSVIANVEYALAIQGVPGRERRERAAAALQRTGLGEIAQRPARVLSGGEQQRLALARAWALEPRVLFLDEPTASLDPAATRTVEKLVDAIRAGGTKVVMTTHDLGQARRLADEVIFMHRGQLLEHTPANRFFHKPHSETAAAFLAGDLLW, via the coding sequence ATGACGGTGCGCCCCAAGATCCTCGATTTTCAGCGTTCGATCGGCGAGGGAGCGCGCGATCCGATTTTGCCGTTACGACTCGAAGCGGTCGGTTTTGAATCGAATGGCAACACGCTGCTCGATGACATCAACCTGCAACTGGATGCCGGCGCCCGGACCGTGGTGCTGGGACCCAACGGTGCCGGCAAGAGCCTGTTGCTGCGCATCTGTCACGGTTTGCTGCAGCCGACGCAGGGCAGGGTGCTCTGGTGCGGTGAATGTCCCGCTTCAGCGCCCCGTCTGCAGGCCTTTGTGTTTCAGCGTCCGGTCCTGCTGCGCCGTTCGGTGATTGCCAATGTCGAGTACGCGCTTGCTATCCAGGGCGTTCCGGGTCGGGAACGCCGCGAGAGGGCCGCGGCCGCACTGCAGCGTACCGGGCTCGGTGAGATCGCGCAGCGCCCCGCGCGGGTGTTGAGCGGTGGCGAGCAGCAGCGCCTGGCATTGGCGCGCGCCTGGGCGCTGGAGCCGCGCGTGCTGTTCCTCGATGAACCCACTGCCAGCCTCGATCCCGCGGCGACGCGCACCGTCGAGAAACTGGTGGATGCGATTCGGGCCGGCGGGACCAAGGTGGTGATGACCACACATGATCTGGGTCAGGCGCGCCGGCTGGCCGATGAGGTGATCTTTATGCACCGCGGGCAATTGTTGGAGCACACGCCCGCCAACCGATTTTTCCACAAACCACACAGCGAGACGGCCGCAGCGTTTCTGGCGGGTGACCTGCTGTGGTAA
- a CDS encoding helix-turn-helix domain-containing protein, protein MLLMSQELLTTSELAEYLRLGERKVYDLVAKREIPCTRVAGKWLFPRDLVDAWLRERSEGPAAGHLRADPPPIVAGSHDPLLEWAVRESGSGLAILFDGSLDGLERLARRQAVAGGMHVIEGDAESYNVGTVQHRLPDQPVVLIEWALREQGLIVAPGNPLGIRGITDLPGKRFVFRQTKAGSHVLLETLLATAGIERDALIRAGDAARNETEVALAVVEGRADVGLGVSSMARQFRLDYLPLARERYDLLVWRRCWFEPPLQLLDTFTRRSAFRRKAEELGGYDLSGHGTVRYNGP, encoded by the coding sequence ATGCTACTCATGAGTCAGGAACTGCTCACGACATCGGAATTGGCAGAGTATCTGCGCCTCGGTGAACGCAAGGTTTACGACCTCGTCGCCAAGCGCGAAATCCCCTGCACCCGGGTAGCCGGCAAGTGGCTCTTTCCCCGTGATCTGGTGGATGCCTGGCTGCGCGAGCGCAGCGAGGGACCCGCCGCAGGGCATCTGCGCGCCGACCCGCCACCTATCGTGGCCGGCAGTCACGACCCCTTGCTGGAGTGGGCGGTGCGCGAATCGGGCTCGGGTTTAGCCATATTGTTCGATGGCTCGCTGGATGGATTGGAACGACTCGCGCGCCGTCAGGCGGTTGCCGGCGGCATGCATGTCATCGAAGGCGACGCGGAGAGCTACAACGTCGGCACGGTGCAGCACCGCCTGCCCGATCAGCCGGTGGTACTGATCGAGTGGGCACTGCGCGAACAGGGTTTGATCGTCGCGCCTGGCAATCCGCTGGGGATACGCGGCATCACCGATCTGCCCGGCAAGCGGTTCGTTTTCCGCCAGACCAAAGCGGGCAGCCACGTCTTGCTGGAGACCCTGCTGGCCACGGCGGGAATCGAACGTGACGCTCTGATCCGCGCAGGCGATGCAGCGCGCAACGAAACCGAGGTGGCACTCGCGGTGGTCGAGGGTCGGGCCGATGTGGGACTGGGGGTCTCCAGCATGGCGCGTCAGTTCCGGCTCGACTACCTGCCCCTGGCGCGCGAGCGTTACGATCTGCTGGTCTGGCGGCGCTGCTGGTTCGAACCGCCGCTACAGCTGCTCGACACCTTCACCAGAAGATCCGCCTTCCGGCGCAAGGCCGAGGAGCTGGGCGGCTATGACCTGAGCGGTCACGGCACAGTGCGCTATAACGGACCGTAG
- a CDS encoding ABC transporter permease subunit: MESSSNAFNVAFQMIWTLDPDFLEIVGLSLRVSLTAVVLATLIALPLGAALALWRFPGRGAVVIVLNALMGLPPVVAGLMIYLLLSRAGPLGSWGLLYTPTAMIIVQCLLVTPIIAALTRQVIADLHEEYREQLGSLNVSALRAVPTLLWDGRFSLLTGVLAGFGRATAEVGAVIIVGGNINHVTRVMTTTIALETSKGNLALAVGLGVVLLLLAVAVTAALTGVQNLARRYQG; encoded by the coding sequence ATGGAATCCAGCAGTAACGCCTTCAATGTCGCCTTTCAGATGATCTGGACTCTGGATCCGGATTTTCTGGAGATCGTTGGCCTTTCGTTGCGGGTCAGTCTGACGGCAGTGGTGCTGGCGACGCTGATCGCATTGCCGCTGGGTGCGGCGCTGGCGCTGTGGCGGTTCCCTGGCCGTGGTGCGGTGGTGATCGTGCTCAATGCGTTGATGGGGCTCCCTCCGGTGGTGGCGGGATTGATGATCTACCTGCTGCTGTCGCGTGCCGGACCGCTGGGCAGTTGGGGTCTGTTGTACACGCCCACGGCGATGATCATCGTCCAATGCCTGTTGGTGACACCGATCATCGCGGCCCTCACGCGCCAGGTGATCGCTGACCTGCATGAAGAGTATCGGGAACAGCTGGGGTCCCTGAATGTTAGTGCGCTGCGTGCGGTTCCGACGTTGCTCTGGGACGGGCGCTTCAGCCTGCTGACCGGGGTGCTGGCGGGATTTGGCCGCGCCACCGCCGAGGTGGGGGCGGTCATCATCGTCGGCGGCAACATCAATCATGTGACCCGGGTCATGACCACCACCATTGCTCTCGAGACCAGCAAAGGGAATCTGGCGCTGGCGGTGGGTCTGGGTGTGGTGCTGCTGTTGCTGGCGGTGGCGGTGACCGCAGCCCTGACCGGGGTACAGAATCTGGCACGGCGTTATCAGGGATGA
- a CDS encoding sulfate transporter, producing the protein MRCRWVSVAAGALLAIASVTSQAADRFITVASTTSTQNSGLFDYMLPKFQQQTGIEVRVVAVGTGQAIRNARNGDADVLFVHHKPSEEKFVAAGFGVQRFDVMYNDFVVIGPSSDPAAVRGMKDVAAALGKIAASKAVFASRGDDSGTHKKEQSLWQLAGVDIKAASGSWYRETGSGMGATLNAASGMGGYVLSDRATWLNFGNKGGLEILVEGDSRLFNQYGIILVNAQKHPHVKAADGQQFIDWVISAAGQKVIGDYQIKGNQAFFPNAR; encoded by the coding sequence ATGAGGTGCAGATGGGTTTCAGTTGCGGCGGGTGCGCTGCTGGCGATTGCGAGCGTGACGTCGCAGGCCGCCGATCGCTTTATCACGGTGGCGTCGACGACATCGACGCAGAACTCCGGGCTTTTCGACTACATGTTGCCCAAGTTCCAACAGCAGACGGGGATCGAGGTGCGAGTAGTGGCGGTGGGTACCGGGCAGGCGATTCGCAACGCCCGGAACGGTGATGCCGATGTGCTGTTTGTGCATCACAAGCCCTCCGAGGAGAAGTTTGTCGCCGCGGGTTTTGGCGTCCAGCGGTTCGATGTGATGTACAACGATTTTGTTGTTATCGGGCCGAGCAGCGATCCAGCGGCGGTGCGCGGTATGAAAGATGTCGCGGCGGCGCTGGGAAAGATCGCGGCCAGCAAAGCCGTCTTCGCCTCGCGCGGGGACGACAGCGGCACGCACAAGAAGGAGCAGTCGCTGTGGCAGCTGGCCGGTGTCGACATCAAGGCCGCGAGCGGCAGCTGGTACCGCGAGACGGGCTCGGGAATGGGGGCGACCCTCAACGCCGCCAGCGGTATGGGCGGTTATGTGTTGAGCGATCGCGCCACCTGGCTCAATTTCGGCAACAAAGGGGGATTGGAGATTCTGGTGGAAGGTGATTCACGCTTGTTCAATCAATACGGGATCATTCTCGTCAATGCGCAGAAGCACCCGCATGTAAAAGCGGCGGATGGCCAGCAGTTCATCGACTGGGTGATTTCCGCGGCAGGGCAGAAGGTGATCGGCGATTATCAGATCAAGGGCAATCAGGCGTTTTTCCCCAATGCCCGGTAA